The sequence GCTCGCACGTCGCGGCCGTGCAGTACGCGGTGGTGCACGAGGAGCCCCGACTCGACGGCATTGATCCGGAGATACGGGCTCTGATCACGCCCTGTCTCGCCAAGGATGCCGCCGCACGTCCCGCCCCGTCCCAGATCGTCCAGGCCATGGCTGTGCCCAAGGGGGCCGACCGGGTGTGGCGGCGCGGACCGGTCGCCGACGCCATCAAAGAGCGGGAGGCCGGGGCCCGCCGGCTGACCGCGCCGGTCACGATCGAGACGGCTCCGCCCGTCACTCGCAGGCGTCTGCTCACCGGGCTCGCCGCCGGAGGCGTGGTCCTGGCGGGCGGGGGTGGCACCGCCGCCTGGTGGTTGACAACACACGGTGGATCGACGAGGACGCAGAGCGGGCCCTTCGACATTCCTCCGGCCGTGCGTGCTCCTGTGCAAAAGCTGGACCCCCACGGCATCGAGGACCCGATCAACCATGACGTCCAGCCGACGCCACTCTGGGAAGTGCGCGGGGAGGCGGACGCCTACTCCCAGACGCTGCTACCGATCGGGGACGTCATTGTCTTCGGAGTCGCGACCGGCGGCATCGCGGGATACGACATCACCAACGGTAAGCGCCGCTGGAGTGCCCCTCACCTCAGAACGAAGAGCGGCTATCTGCCTCTCTCCGACCGGCTGGTCGTCGGCGCCGACGACAAGGGCGTCCTCCGGGCCTTCGTACCTTCCACGGGCGAACCCAAGTGGACGTGCCCGGCAGCGGATACGGCGGCGCTGCTCGCGGCCGACGACGATGCGGTGTACCTCGTGACGAAGGACCACAGGCTGCGCAGCGTGAGCCGCTCCGACGCCAGGATCCGCTGGACGGCTGTCGTCCCCACGAAGTTCCGCGGCAATCTGCTCGCCCCTGCTGTCGTCGCCCAGGGCAGGCTGGTCATATCGGCCGTGGACGGCACCGTGCTCGTCGTGCACACCAGCGATGGCAGCACGGCATGGACCCGCCTCGACCAGGACGAGGACCTCACGGTCAGCCCGGCCGTCTACGACGACATGGTGTACATCAACGGCAAGTCCATGGACGCTCGTCGGCTCAGCGACGGAACGAGGATCTGGAACACCAAGCTCGACGACTATGAGACCGATGGGTACAAGTGGGGCCCTGCCGCGGTCTACGCGGACGCGGTCTACACGAACGCGGGTGACAGCACCAGGTGCCTGGGCAAGGACAGCGGCAAGGTGCGGTGGGAGGCGTCCCAGAACGCGAATTACGGGAGCCCTGTGGTTCGGCAGGGGCAGGGCGTCTGGACGTTCGGCAGCACCAGCAACGGGTATGGGCCCCAGCTGTTGATCAATGCTGTGCGGGCTACGGACGGAAAGGCCTCACGGAGCTACATGGTCACCGCTCCCGACTACGCCCGCCTGGCCGCCGCCGGAAACCGTGTCTTCGTCATGCACGACAGCTCCGTCATCGCCCTTTCGACGTTCTGAGCACGCTTGAAGCGTTTGATCCGGTGCACTGCTTGGACGCGGACACCGCATCGGTGAACTTGGTGATGGCCTTCTCCATGGCTGCCGCGTCGACGGCGCCCTGTTCCTTCCAGATCATGGTGAAGATCTCGTGGCCTTCCTTGATCCGGCGTCAAGGGTGTCGATGCTGCTCATCTGCCACTGGATGTATGCGTCGTCGCCCGCGTGGATCTTCTTGGTGGCCTACATGTGGTGGGAGATCTGAGCGCACGCGTCCATGGGGGAGTTGCGTCGTCAGGTCGCCGGCGGCCGAGTCCACGCTGGTGTCGGACAGATGCCGCGGACCGGCATGGTCCGCGGCATCCAGGTGGGGGGAGGAGCCGTTCGGGAGCGGCTCCGGAGAGCTAGGACTCCATGAGTCCGACCTGCACCATCGGCTTCCCCCTCTTCCGTGACACGAAGGTGCCCCGTCCCGCCGGCATCGGCCGCGGGCGGACGCCGCCCAGCAGGTCGCCCTCGGCCGGGTCGCCCGAGAGGACCACACCCTGGGCGCCGAGCTCCTTGATGCGCTGCATGAAGGACTCGTAACCGGCGCGGCTGGCGCCCGCCGTGGACCGGGCGATGATGAAGCGGACGCCGACGTCGCGGGCGAACGGGAGCATTTCCGTCAGACCCGCCAGCGGGTTGCCGCTCGACGTGGACACGAGGTCGTAGTCGTCGATGATGACGTACAGGGTGGGGCCCCGCCACCAGCTGCGGCTGCGCAGCTGCTCCGCGGTGACGTCGGCCGTCGGTGTGCGGCGCTGCATCAGGTCGGCCAGTGCGTCCATGTGGTGCTGCATCTGGTTCGACATCGGGATGTACTCCGCCAGGTGGGAGTCCGGGGTCACCCCGAGCAGTGAGCGGCGGTTGTCGACGACGAACAGCTTGCAGGTGTTGCCGTCGTAGCGCTCGGTGAGGTGCTTGATCAGCAGCTTCAGAAGGTTCGACTTGCCGGACTCGCTCTCGCCGAACACCAGGAAGAACGGGTCCTGTTCGAAGTCGACGAAGACCGGCTCGAGGTTGTCTTCGTCGAGTGCGAAGGAGATGCCGCGCTGCGGGAAGCGGTCGCCCGGGGGCAGCTGCGCCGCCGGGAACTCGCGGGGCAGCAGGCGTACCTCCGGTGCCCCGGGCTCCTGCCAGTGGCGGGTGACCTCGGCCGAGAGGGCGGTCGTCGCTTCCGCCAGGTCCGTGTCGGAGGTGAGGCCGTCGATGCGGGGGACCGCAGCCATGAAGTGCTGCTTCTGCGGGGTCTGGCCGCGCCCCGGCACGCCGGTGGGGACGTTGGCCGCGACCTTGCGGTCGATCTCGGAGTCCATGGGGTCACCCAGCCGCAGCTCGAGGCGGTTCATCAGGTGGTCCTTGAGGTTCGCCCGGACCTCCATCGAGCGCGACGCGCTGATGATCACGTGGATGCCGTAGCCGAGACCGCGCGCGGCGATGTCCAGGACCAACGGCTCCAGGGCCTCGTAGTCCGTCTTGAAGTTGCCCCAGCCGTCGATGACCAGGAAGACGTCGCCCCAGGGCTGGTCGGTCACCGAGATGTCGCCGCGCGCACGGCGGGAGCGGAACTCCGCGATGGAGGAGATGCCCGCGGAGCGGAAGTACTCCTCGCGACGAGTCATGACGCCGTACACCTCGGCCGCCGTGCGCCGGACCTTCTCGGGGTCCAGACGGGAGGCCACGCCGCCCACGTGCGGCAGTCCGGCCACTGCGGCCATACCGCCACCGCCGAAGTCCAGGCCGTAGAACTGGACTTCACGCGGGGTGTGGGTGAGCGCGAACGAGGCGATGATCGAACGCAGCAGCGTCGACTTGCCGGACTGCGGACCGCCGATGATCTGCATGTGGCCGGCCGCGCCGCCGAAGTCGAGCCACAGCGGGTCGCGCCGCTGCTCGTAGGGCTTGTCGATCAGACCCACCGGGATGACCAGCCGGCCCGCGCCCTCGTAACCGGGCTGGGTCATGCCGCGGCCGGGCACGGCGGCGAGCCCCGGCAGCAAGGCGTCGAGCGACGGCGGGCTGTCCAGCGGAGGCAGCCACACCTGGTGGGCGGCCGGCCCCTGCGCCTCCAGGCGTCGCACCACCACGTCGAGCACGGTGTCGGCGAGCGCCTCGTCCTGCTGCTCCTCGGGCGCCTCCTTGCGCTGCGGCGGGACCGGCGCGTACTGCACCGGGACCTCGGCCGCCGTGAAGAGGACGGGCCTGCGGTCGACCGGCAGCGGGCCGCCGAGCGCCGCGGCCTGCTGCGAGCTCGTGCGGTACACCCCGGAGACGTACGCCGCCTTGAAGCGCACCATTTCGTCGGTACCGAACTTCAGGAAGCCGGAACCCGGGATGTTCGGCAGCTCGTAGGCGTCCGGGACGCCGAGTGCGGCGCGCGACTCGGCCGCGGAGAACGTCCGCAGACCGATGCGGTACGACAGATACGTCTCGAGGCCCCTCAGACGGCCCTCTTCCAGGCGCTGCGAGGCCAGCAACAGGTGCACGCCGAGCGAACGGCCGATGCGGCCGATCTGCACGAACATCTCGATGAAGTCCGGCTTGGCGGTCAGCAGTTCGCTGAACTCGTCGATCACCAGGACCAGGGACGGGATCGGCTGGAGGGGCGCGCCTGCCGCGCGGGCTTTCTCGTAGTCGTGGATGTTCGCGTAGTTGCCCGCGTCGCGGAGCATCTCCTGGCGGCGGTTGAGCTCACCGCGGATCGAGTCGCCCATGCGGTCGACAAGGGTCAGGTCGTCCGCGAGGTTGGTGATCACAGCTGCCACGTGCGGCAGCTGGGCCATGCCCGCGAACGTGGCACCACCCTTGAAGTCCGCGAGGACGAAGTTCAGCGTCTCGGAGGAGTGGGTCACGGCGAGGCCGAGAACCAGGGTGCGCAGCAGCTCCGACTTACCGGAACCGGTCGCACCGACGCACAGGCCGTGCGGGCCCATGCCCTCCTGCGCCGCCTCCTTGAGGTCGAGCATGACGGGCCGGCCGTCTTCGCCCAGACCGATCGGCACGCGCAGCCGCTCCGACTGAGAGCGCGGCCGCCAGGTCCGCTTCGGGTCGACAGAGGCGGCATCGCCCAGGTTGAGCAGGTCCGTGAACTCGAGGTTGGCGAGCAGCGGTTCGTCGTCGTCCCCGCCCGACGCCATGCGCAGCGGTGCCATTTGACGGGCGAGCGCCTCCGCGGCCTCGTACGACAGAACGTCCGGCGTTCCCTCGTAGACCATGCCGTGTGCCGACTCCAGGCGCAGCTCCTTGGGCTGCACGACGACGGAGAGGTCGCCGCGGCCGATGGTGAGGTCGCCGGGCACGACCTCCAGGACCGACACACCCTGCAGGCCCTCGGGGGTGGCCAGCAACGATGAAGGCGGCAGGGAGATGCCGTCGAGCACGACCAACAGGTGCGGCTGCTCGGCCACCGGCTGTCCGCCGGGATGGAAGCGCGGGCGGCCCTGAAGTCGAGAGGCGAGCCGGTCCTCCAGCTCCACCGGGTCGGTGGTGATCAGGCGCATGCTGCCGGCGCCGTCGACGAGGCCCGGAGCCTGCACGTGCGGCAGCCACTTGGCCCACTCCCACTCGGGCACCGACTCGCGTCCGGTGACGACGGCGATGACCAGGTCCTCGGGGGAGTGCAGCGAGGCGAGGGAGGCGGCGACGGCACGGGCGGTGCCGCGCACGGTCCCCGGCTCGCCGCTGATCGTCACGTGATAGAAGGCGCGCAGCGAGACCGCCATCGGCAGGTCGTCAAGGGCGTTGTGCGTGGCCAGGAAGCGCTGCATGGCGCCCGCGGTCAGCGGCTCCAGCTCGTCGACCGGGGCGGTCTCCGGCGGGATCAGAGGAGTGGCCAGAGCCTGCGCGCCGAGGCCCACGCGCACCTGTCCGAAGTCCTCGTCGGAGGCACGCCGTTCCCATACCCGGCTGCCCTCGGCGACCAGTGCCCACAGCTGCTCGGGTGAAGGGTGCAGGTAGTACTGGGCATCGCGCTGGGCCTT is a genomic window of Streptomyces griseochromogenes containing:
- a CDS encoding protein kinase domain-containing protein; this translates as MKPLGTGDPLRLGPYRVLGVLGEGGMGKVYVGQDGAGSLAAVKVLRPELTHDTNLAQRFVREAQAAQAVLSKGIANVLGAWTEGGRPWIATEFLAGLTLDQAVDAYGPLDERALRALATALARTLADIHAAGFIHRDLKPPNIVLTSAGPRIIDFGIARPEHGLTLTTTGQVPVTPGYGAPEQVLGQRVAPSADVFSLGAVLVYAATGRRAYEGSHVAAVQYAVVHEEPRLDGIDPEIRALITPCLAKDAAARPAPSQIVQAMAVPKGADRVWRRGPVADAIKEREAGARRLTAPVTIETAPPVTRRRLLTGLAAGGVVLAGGGGTAAWWLTTHGGSTRTQSGPFDIPPAVRAPVQKLDPHGIEDPINHDVQPTPLWEVRGEADAYSQTLLPIGDVIVFGVATGGIAGYDITNGKRRWSAPHLRTKSGYLPLSDRLVVGADDKGVLRAFVPSTGEPKWTCPAADTAALLAADDDAVYLVTKDHRLRSVSRSDARIRWTAVVPTKFRGNLLAPAVVAQGRLVISAVDGTVLVVHTSDGSTAWTRLDQDEDLTVSPAVYDDMVYINGKSMDARRLSDGTRIWNTKLDDYETDGYKWGPAAVYADAVYTNAGDSTRCLGKDSGKVRWEASQNANYGSPVVRQGQGVWTFGSTSNGYGPQLLINAVRATDGKASRSYMVTAPDYARLAAAGNRVFVMHDSSVIALSTF
- the eccCa gene encoding type VII secretion protein EccCa, which produces MSHIVVKRPPRALPKEVPTDEVVLQAPPELPRGQQEGALMQLLPMLGMGGSVVFFFNPQAQPFMKIMGMVMVASTIAMGISMLVRYRRGSQGQMADLRRDYLRYLSQTRRGAVDTAKAQRDAQYYLHPSPEQLWALVAEGSRVWERRASDEDFGQVRVGLGAQALATPLIPPETAPVDELEPLTAGAMQRFLATHNALDDLPMAVSLRAFYHVTISGEPGTVRGTARAVAASLASLHSPEDLVIAVVTGRESVPEWEWAKWLPHVQAPGLVDGAGSMRLITTDPVELEDRLASRLQGRPRFHPGGQPVAEQPHLLVVLDGISLPPSSLLATPEGLQGVSVLEVVPGDLTIGRGDLSVVVQPKELRLESAHGMVYEGTPDVLSYEAAEALARQMAPLRMASGGDDDEPLLANLEFTDLLNLGDAASVDPKRTWRPRSQSERLRVPIGLGEDGRPVMLDLKEAAQEGMGPHGLCVGATGSGKSELLRTLVLGLAVTHSSETLNFVLADFKGGATFAGMAQLPHVAAVITNLADDLTLVDRMGDSIRGELNRRQEMLRDAGNYANIHDYEKARAAGAPLQPIPSLVLVIDEFSELLTAKPDFIEMFVQIGRIGRSLGVHLLLASQRLEEGRLRGLETYLSYRIGLRTFSAAESRAALGVPDAYELPNIPGSGFLKFGTDEMVRFKAAYVSGVYRTSSQQAAALGGPLPVDRRPVLFTAAEVPVQYAPVPPQRKEAPEEQQDEALADTVLDVVVRRLEAQGPAAHQVWLPPLDSPPSLDALLPGLAAVPGRGMTQPGYEGAGRLVIPVGLIDKPYEQRRDPLWLDFGGAAGHMQIIGGPQSGKSTLLRSIIASFALTHTPREVQFYGLDFGGGGMAAVAGLPHVGGVASRLDPEKVRRTAAEVYGVMTRREEYFRSAGISSIAEFRSRRARGDISVTDQPWGDVFLVIDGWGNFKTDYEALEPLVLDIAARGLGYGIHVIISASRSMEVRANLKDHLMNRLELRLGDPMDSEIDRKVAANVPTGVPGRGQTPQKQHFMAAVPRIDGLTSDTDLAEATTALSAEVTRHWQEPGAPEVRLLPREFPAAQLPPGDRFPQRGISFALDEDNLEPVFVDFEQDPFFLVFGESESGKSNLLKLLIKHLTERYDGNTCKLFVVDNRRSLLGVTPDSHLAEYIPMSNQMQHHMDALADLMQRRTPTADVTAEQLRSRSWWRGPTLYVIIDDYDLVSTSSGNPLAGLTEMLPFARDVGVRFIIARSTAGASRAGYESFMQRIKELGAQGVVLSGDPAEGDLLGGVRPRPMPAGRGTFVSRKRGKPMVQVGLMES